The following proteins are encoded in a genomic region of Corythoichthys intestinalis isolate RoL2023-P3 chromosome 5, ASM3026506v1, whole genome shotgun sequence:
- the LOC130916460 gene encoding zinc finger protein 227-like yields MESIGEKMSARTNFTNKVMVVLHRLEDVSHPHRPEQQESACIKEEEEEEFIHIKGFRKHLGAEPESSDIKEDIELPQIKEEEPEPCQQKRLPIKKEEEERSYIKEEEGITWWTGEPLKNEEASRGAEPPSSSSSTKGLKEDIFIALSDRNDATSHSPYNDDCHKKFHSGEKPFSCSVCGQGFRCKANLKVHTRTHTGEKPFSCSVCGRGCTYKYTLKIHERTHTGEKPFSCSVCGQGFTQKHNLKVHQVIHTGEKPFSCSVCGQGFRCKADLKVHTRNHTGEKPFSCSVCGQGFTHKYTLKIHERTHTGEKPFLCSVCGQGFSCKTSLKVHTRTHTGEKPFSCSVCGQGFRCKTSLKVHTRIHTGENPFPCSVCGQGFRFKTNLKVHERTHTGEKPFFCSVCCERFTVKGNLKRHERTHTGEKPFSCSICCKGFTVKENLKRHERTHTGEKPFSCSVCCKRFTAKEKLKRHERTHT; encoded by the exons ATGTCAGCCATCCTCATCGTCCCGAGCAGCAGGAGTCTGCATGCAtcaaggaagaggaggaggaagagttcATACATATTAAAG gtttcagaaaacatcTTGGTGCTGAGCCAGAATCATCTGACATTAAAGAGGACATTgagctcccccaaatcaaagaggaggagCCAGAGCCCTGTCAACAGAAGCGACTTCCAATTaaaaaggaggaggaagagcgGTCATACATTAAAGAGGAGGAAGGTATCACCTGGTGgactggtgagcccttgaagaACGAAGAGGCCAGCAGAGGGGCGGAGCCTCCAAGCAGCAGCAGCTCTACAAAAGGATTGAAAGAAGACATTTTCATCGCTCTTTCAGACAGAAATGATGCCACGTCACACTCACCTTACAatgatgactgtcataagaaattTCAcagtggtgaaaaacctttttcctgctcagtttgtggtcaaggattccgtTGCAAGGCCAacttaaaagtacacacaagaacccacactggagaaaaacctttttcctgctcagtttgtggtcgaggATGCACTTACAAGTACACTTTAAAAATACatgaaagaacccacactggagaaaaacctttttcctgctcagtttgtgggcaAGGATTCACTCAAAAGCATAACTTGAAAGTACACCAAGTaatccacactggagaaaaacctttttcctgctcggtttgtggtcaaggattccgtTGCAAAGCCGacttaaaagtacacacaagaaaccataccggagaaaaacctttctcctgctcagtttgtggtcaaggcttCACTCACAAGTACACCTTAAAAATacacgaaagaacccacaccggagaaaaaccttttttatgctcagtttgtggtcaaggattcagttgCAAGACCAgcttaaaagtacacacaagaacccacactggagaaaaacctttttcctgctcagtttgtggtcaaggattcagatGCAAGACTAGCTTAAAAGTACACACTAGAATTCACACCGGAGAAAACCCTTTTccttgctcagtttgtggtcaaggattcagatTCAAGACCAACTTAAAGGTACACGAACGAACCCAcaccggagaaaaaccttttttctgCTCAGTTTGTTGTGAAAGATTCACTGTCAAGGGAAACTTAAAAAGacacgaaagaacccacactggagaaaaacctttttcctgctcaatttgtTGTAAAGGATTCACTGTCAAGGAAAATTTAAAAAGACATGAAAGAACCCAcaccggagaaaaacctttttcctgctcagtttgttgtAAAAGATTCACTGCCaaggaaaaattaaaaagacacgaaagaacccacaccTGA